The genomic window gatattcgatttagtcgcatcaacctggcaaaactgataaatatgcaagcgaagtcgaaataaagacaagaattaataatacacacatacctacttatatacgtcctattcgatttgcctgaaatttgttatataaatttgcctatattagtatttacgatgttttttccgggaagtataccagagatggactgggactgggattaggactaggactgggactgagactgagactcggagtgggactgggactgagactcggaatgggactggaacaaaatacataccacgtTCTGGGATTGGCATAAAAGAGTTGAGGAAGAAGAaggaaaacttgagagaagagaaaagagagagggagactgagaaagagatagaatgagacgaagatggagatgaaccaaaaaagacggagggaggagtgagtaaaaagattaggaaaagtgCAGAGGGATAGGGCTGAGTTAGACGTAAAAACCTTatcaaaatgtatgcagatatgccaaatttagggcagaacaacgtctgtcgggtctgctagtttataataaaaaatcattttataTCTTTCCTGAAGTATGAGTTGCATTAATGTTACTTCTTACAATTCCCGTAACGTAGCAGCTAATGCTGAACGATCATTTtctaaactaaaattgataaaaacccaATGAAGGAACTCTATCAGACAAGACAGGTTATGTAACTTAGCTATTCTCTCTATTGAACCGATCTCTAAATTTTGGTGATGTTTTAGACAATTTTGCGAAACATAAATctggaaaaaaaatatttcttcataaatattttattaaattaaattgttatttATATTTCATTGTAAATACATGCGGGTTCCCTTACGATGTTGTTTCTTCAGCGAATAGATGATTAATGCATTGAGATATTATGTTCTACGGATGAATGTGAAGTCTCCAACATGCATTGGGCTAGCATGGACCATTATTAATTGGCTAAGATAGGAGGCCCATGGCGACTTGTGGGACATATACAACGTATAATTGAGTACGCTGAAAACAGAGAATTAAATTGAGTACAATTTGACGGTTTTTATCGATAGGGCCCCATCAAAAGAATTTGCCACGTGCCCCAGATGGCATAGTTAAAACACTGAGATTAGTTATATTGATATAAAAAATTCAAGGGTTCTACGCATATTTCagcggctttgacaaaacattttgctacactttttcaaaagtaaatatccttgtacttgtttctttatatttctgtttgaattgtgttatcaaattgacatgtgtacaatgacCGTATGTTTGAAGAATAAATATAGGGAAGAACAATTGGaacacctaattagttttatttgtttccaaactgctaatatgttccaTTGTATACTGCCAGAAAGTCATAGTTGGAAACAGTGCACTAAATTCTGGGCAACAACAATGCTCGAACTTACGTGGCCCAGTAAATCGCAAAACATTTGCAGTTAAGTGTTATTGAGGCCTTAATTTGTTGTGGAATGAAACGTCTGTTcttctttcacatattcgtaaaactagccttaTACCCGCGGCCCAGTCCACGAAGAAAATACAGCATAAAATAAATGAGGAAAGTTAatttcaggtgtaaccgaacattacatactcagctgccaaattacagcttgctaaactttcaaattaccttcttttaaaagtgggcggtgccacgcccattgtccataattttactaattttctattctgcgtcataaggttaacccacctaccaagtttgatcgctttattcgtctttggtaatgaattatcgcactttttcggtttttcgaaatgttcgatatcgaaaaagtgggcgtggtcatattccgatttcgttcatcttaaatagcgacctgagatgagtgcccaggaactcacataacaaatttcaagataactcaaaatttactcatgttatcgtgtgtacggacagacggacggacggacatgactaaatgaatttcttttatcgcccagattattttgatatataaaaggcATCTATCTCGTTTATGCCGTACCCCGTTAtgggaaaaaaattaatatactctgtgagctctgctctactgagtataattatattcATAACAGTCCCGAACTGATCTGCGAAATACCGAGAATAATATTGAACCCAAAATCAATGCCAACATGATCTGGAAGTATTCCTGAAGTGATTGAAGATTGAAGATATTTCGATTTGATCGATGGTTTGATAAGAATTCATCTCAAAAGGATTCCTGATTTAATGGTAAAATGGCTACGAATTGATTACGGAAACAatcccgaaaaaagtcccgaactgAGGTTCCAGTTTTCTTAAAATAGTTTCGAATAATAAAGATGTAATAGTACAATTTGAGAAATATCGATTGCGAAACAGTTCAGAAATGTTCACAAAATGATGCTAAAAAAACATCTCGCATTGAtctgcgaaatagtcccgaaattaagcgaaaataattttgaagcatcgcctgtttttgttgtattccaCAACAATTTGAAGTCGGATGACTTATGCTCACTTGAGCTCATTTAGAAGtatgtaaaaaatttatattcttTCTTGCGATGGTCGTCCGATATGAGCCTAATTTCATACATAATATGAGTCTAAAGAAGCCTCCGGTATGACTCGCAAAAGTTTCTTTAACACATTTTCCTCTTATTGGACACTTTTCGGAGCAATTTCTGACGCTTATTGTTATATCACTTTATATGTTATGAGTCTTTTATGAGCtcatgttttaatattttttaaatctcCCACATATTTGGGATTGCTATGGGACTCATATCTATGAACAATCCGTAAATGTTTGAGGAGAAATAAATTGGTGCCATTTGGAATAATTATTCCTTTGAAAAATCGCAAAACTCTGAGAgagaaacaaaattaaaaaaacctgtttgtatgagtttatcggggattgtccgtattgctctaaatgtatgaaaacatttatttcaagcaatttttatactcagctgagcagagctcacagagtatattaactttgtgcGCATACCGGTaacccgtaacggtataaactaatcgagattgatatagacttctatatatcaaaataatctgggcgaaaaaagaaattcatttagccatgtccgttcgtccgtcccgGCTGTCcacccgtccgtaaacacgataacttgagtaaatttggaggtatcttgatgaaatttggtatgcagattcctgggtgctcgtctcagatcgctatttaaaatgaacgaaatcggactacaaccacgcccactttttcgatatcgaaaaattctaaaaaccgaaaaagtgcgataattcattactaaagacggataaagcgttgatacttggtaggtgcgttgaccttatgacgcaaaatagaaaactagtaaaattttggaccatgggcgtggcaccgcccacttttaaaagaaggtaatttttaagttttgcaagctgtaatttggtagtcgttgaagatatcatgataaaatttggtatgcacgttactcctattgctatatgtgtgctaaataaaaattttacttaagtaaaaaaaattttttttaaagtcatattttaacaaaaaatttaatatctttacagtatatatgcaaattatgttaacattcaactccagtaatgatatggtgcaacaaaatacaaaaataaaagaaaatttcaaaatgggcgtaactccgccccttttcatttaattcgtctagaatacttttaatgctataaatcggacaaaaatttacgaatccttgtgaaatttggtggggtcGTAGACTCTGTGaccataactgttttctatgaaaatgggcgaaatcggtgtaagccgcggccagtttttatacacagtcgaccgtctgtccttccctgtccttccgttcggctgttgacacgataacttgagcaaaaatcgatatatctttattaaacttagtccacgtaactatctgaactcactttatcttggtataaaaaatggccaaaatccgactatgaccacgcccactttttcgatatcgaaaattacgagaaaatgaaaaaaaatgacataattctataccaaatatgaaaaaagagatgaaacatggtacttggattggtttattgaagcaaaatataactttagaaaaaactttgtaaaatgggtgtgactcctaccatattaagtagaaggaaatgaaaaagttctgcagggccgaaatcaaaagccattggaatcttggcaggaatactattcgtggtattacatatataaataaattagcggtacccgacagatgatgttctgggtcaccctggtccattttttggtcgatatatcgaaaacgccttcacatatacaactaagggccactcccttttaaaaccctcattaatgcctttaatgtgatatccatatcgtacaaacatattctagaggcatccctggtccacccttatggcgatatctcgaaaaggcgtccacctatagaactatggcccactcccttttaagatactctttaataccccctatttgaaacccatgtcatacaaacacattccagattttcccttattttgtctccaaagttctcagctgagtatgtagtgttcggttacactcgaacttagccttctttacttgttaattttataatttatttaataatttgggaaaaatttaagcaacgtgacatcaggacggacaaggtgacagctgtttcgattataccttgtaaatctcttcaaagccttttctcccgggagtggggttCGAGCccgtactcctacgatagttgaaatggttacaaacgcattcggctacggcatgccttagttgttgtaaagtttttcccaattgccttcttttgcatatattaatcttctataCATCACACatttcgtatgtaattatgtgttgaagttatgcatttACAACAAGTAAGGCATGCCGTAGCTGAATGTgcttgtaaccatttcaactatcgtaggagtacgggttcccgggagaaaaggctttgaagagatttacaaggcataatcgaaacagctgtcgccttgtccgtcctgatgtcacgttgtttaaatttttcccaaattaaaaAACCTGTAATCGAACTAGAATTAGGAAAtgtgtttgaaaattttaaacatttaaaaaaatcgctTCACTTCTATTTTCATTTAGTTGCAGTTGTGATGAGTGCATGCGTCAGTGTAACGAAGACTCGCTACGCCACTCACTTGCACGGGTGAATATTTATAAGGCTTTGGCAAGTCCATCACTTATCTGCCTCACATCGAATGATCCCATACTCACTGCATTCCAATTGTCATGGGAGTTGCGTAATTTAGCTCTCACAGAGCAGGTAAGTACAATTCTAATTATGTCTACGTGTAGAAAAGTATCGAttctgtaaaaaaattttttaattttcaggaATCTAAAGCTGAGTATATGGAACTGAGGCGTCAGTGCCAAAAATTTGCTGTTGATTTGCTCGATCAAACGCGCACTTCAAATGAGTTGGCTATCATACTGAACTATGATCCAGAGCTGTCCACTTATGAGAAAGGAGATCGCATGAGCCTGACGCGTTTATTGCAAGCCATTGAATACAAGCAAAAGAAGGTGAGTGTGTAGGTACAGTGCGAGTGGTTTTCGTCATAGCTGTAAGTATTTGTATGCTCAATCTCGctctttctcttttttcttttagTTCGTAGCCCATTCAAATATCCAGCAACTGCTCTCAACAATTTGGTATGATGGTTTACCCGGCTTTAGGCGTAAAACTTTATTCGAAAAGTTTATGTACATCGTACAAGTGGCAGTATTGTTTCCGATTTATTGTGTGGTCTATATGATTGCACCGAATTGTCGTACTGGCATATTGACGCGTAAACCATTTATGAAATTTCTTATTCATGCCTCGTCCTATTTGTTCTTCTTGTGTAAGTAAAAAAATAGTACGTaaggtaaaaataatctttatcGCTCTTTGATAATGAATCATTTATGAGTTATACTtttttcagtttgtaaaattGGTCTTTGTTTTTGAAAGGCTcttgaaattttgaaattaatatgTAGTAGTGAGTCATATATGAGCTATACTTTTTTCTTCTCGTAGACTTGGTTTGTTTTATTGAAAGGCTCATGCACCTTCGAAATAAATATGCAGTTTTTATTATCGTTGTTTGATAGTGAGTCACATATGAGTTATACTTTTTTTCTCGTTAACTGAAAATCACCGGCTCGTAATAAAATCTAAAGCTAATACGTTCCAACATTTTAGAACAAGTCATTTTTTGTCAGACGTGATTGTTTTGGAACCAAAGACCAAAGACTTAGAGCCAGTTTTTTGggcctatttttattttttaatcatcaaataataaaatacacaaattCTGGAAAAATTCGCTGGTGTCGactaaaaattcataaaaaaaattcttagttaCTTTTTTGTCACGCATGATTTCTTTGAAACCAAAGTCTTTCTATAAATAACTTAACAAGTTTTTCAGACAAATTATTTTCTCAATTTGCATAGTAAAGTAAGTAACCCATTTTTATAAAAATCGCTGTTTTTGAGAAATGTCACTTGTACAAAGAGGTCTTAAAAATCACATACAACAAGCTTTCTTTTTAAAACCGTACACTGTTATAtactaaaaaatttctttttccgcAACAATTTGCTTTTtagtacaaattaattttttatcacTCTTGATTTCGAATAGTTACTTATTTCAACGCCTGTTAAATTTCTGGGGCTGTATATTTTCCGAACTTCAGGCATATATAAAAAACGCTCGTCTCGAATAATTTCACTTTTTAAAGAGTCACCAGCAACCCATCAGTGATATTTTCCTTTAGCTTTATTTTGAAGTACtggatttaaattatttaaaaaaaaaaaaaaaacatgtaaggacgGGACAGTCTgtaaataatcggatgtataagataagaaatatatagtgcacAGATGTACGTACCTActacagatgtacatacatacataaaataaaaaatggcaaaaaacccccttatctgaacgataggttgtatgggatataaattatatatagctccgatcgaaatgatttttacaggaaatcttctatgatatattagaatatatatcaccaagtgtgacgtttttatatcggaaattaagggagaaatggctaaaaatctttctatctgaacgatcgcttgtatgggataggtatatactatatacatatagctccgatcaaagtgatttttcaggaaatcttctattatatattagaatatatatcaccgagtttctcgcttatactttctaaattgcggcaggaatgaccaaaatcgtcttaattgaaggatcggttgtgtgggagatatatgttatagtgatccgatcctaccggatccgaataaatgtctaatataatacaaaaatacgtccttgtgccaaatttcattgagatatctcaaaatttgagggactcgtttgctttcaaacagacagacggacggacagacggacatggctatatcaactcagttcgtcgccctgataaattcggtatacttaatggtgagtatatTTTCTATATtgctcaacgttacaaacatcggaccaaagtaaatataccatttcatgttcatgaaagatataattaCTTTGGTTTAAGCCGGTTATTTTCCGAATTTTTGATAGTAAAATATATCACCAAATCTAAGAAAATTCGGTTATTGAAAAAAGTTACCCATTACAAAGCTTTCTTTTTGAAACTGCTACCTGTCATataaaaagcttatttttttgaaCCTGTTAGCTTTTAGgaacaagttaattttttgtcACCCGTTATTTATTTGGAGCCAAAAGCTTTGAGTCGGTGATTTATTTTACTGACAGTTACATTTTACGGAACCGGCTATTTTTTGAGGCATTTGTAAGTGTATTACAATAAGATATGCAAGTGAGCGTCGAAAATATTGCTGAAAATTTGCGAAATATTTTCTAAAAGACGTTAAAGTTGCCATTGATTCCAAAGTGAATTGATCGTAGAAAACTCGTTCTGAGCTCAAAATGGAATATTGAGTTGCTTAAAATCACTCCAAGCAAACTTCGAGAAAACTCAATTTGGGCCAGCATTTATTACGAACTGACATTACTTGCGAAGTCGCCATTGGTCCCAAAGTGAActgatcgttgttgttgttgttgttgtagcgataaggtcagGTCCAAGGAGAGGGGGGGCAGCCAGGGAAAATGCcctggggcccggcaaggcaaagcagtattgccagtactctaactaggatttcataaatacatacatattttgttgctacaaaaaattgttttaaaattgaaaatcacttaactaaaatcataagcatccgatcaaataTTATgaggcatagtcatagtcgaaataaaatgtgattttaagttagtttagCGTTTTTGACACGactttataagcgctatctgtgaaaaatgcttcaactaacttaaaatcacattttatttcgacttcccaacgaattaagtggtcgccatttccttcaaaacATACTCAATACTACTCAAAAAAAACGGATAAAAAGTAAAGCGTTATTGGCTcatttggagtgcaacaaaagaagcgcttttttgttttgccggcttttcagcaaaatttccgaaaatacccgatcaactttgacaaaatcttcgggttattctaaagaaaaaggttgaaAGAGGTCGCACGACAAAATTCATAAACATGAAAATTGTCAAAaccataaaacttgctatatagagacGCGctaatatgaaatgagaattcgaaattctctcttagcggaaacccttaaaaatgaagcagctcgctggggAAAGAgacttcgcagaattcttgatgttgttttatttcatgGAGAAAAAGaattggcatttagaggggataattcattgatcggaaatccaaaaaatggaaactttcttggtattttggaactgatcagcaattatgaccccctattgcatgaaaatttggagaaggtgagggaatctcaaacgaaaaagaatcgtctccaagcacattatttgtctgatggagtACAAAATAATTGCTCCtcgcacagcatgtcacaaacacgatggccTGCttgtgtggatagtgtgaaacctttcagaactaaaaaaaaaaaatattgaaagctattgataaaatcaagcttttgaatctgagttcagaaacagtaacggatttgaaagatATTGAAGTacatatggggaaatttgagtatatcctcttagcctccatttggttcaaagtgttgacggtaataaaccatcgaaatctggtattgcaagctagaaatgccacactggacgtggaaacagaaaatatacgtagcttgattgatgagttgaagaagttcaggcatcaatggtcgatcatacttcaagaatgtaagcttctggcagggagtataggagttgtgaataccttcgcagagaaaagaagaaaataaggaagataagaaagcgccagttcgatgaattacctggcgaatcacccggtgtgattccgaaactcaattcaaacagcaagttttttgcgttcttttggactgcttgattgatAACATAACAAggcgtttcgaagccgtaaatgacattgcgagtatatttagttttttgtggaaataTCAGGATCTGATGGAAGAAGAGCCCAGAGAAAAGgaagcggcattctgcacgatttatggtatcgatatttctacggatctaatagatgaaatcattcatcttaAAGctatccacttagcaaatttggggtgtgattcgctgccaccatttcaacttctgaacaaatttcatgacttgaagattgAAGTATTATTTctgaacatctgcatagcattaagaatattttgcgcACTTCCaatcagtgtggctgaaggggagcgttcttttagtctactGTTTTGCGAAAAAAATTTTTACCTTCTACTTTGAGCCAAATCGCTTGACAaaccttggaacattggcgttggagtccagccttgctcgcagcattagttttgaatcggtaatttccatattcgcagaccaaaaagcacggaaggttttccttggctgattcaagctcttaaaatgtacaaatttagaaaaagttaatgtaagcaaatcaaacaatgaaatctaacatttcatttatgtaagtgctccagtaaatcttattttatatgaaataaaactgacaacgtgaattgaaaaatttatgtatgttacgTTATTTTTTTTGCTGGATtgcgtttattttttaggggtgcccggctcggctctctgcggccctggataaggttactccccgaaggtttcggggagtgttatcgatgtgatggtcctttgccggatgcagatccggtacgctccggtaacacagcatcattaaggtactagcccgaccatctcgggaacgatttatatggatagggccacattaaaccttcaggccatccctccctccccacccccaagttccatgaggagcttggcatcgtcagagcctcggctgttaatgaagcaggattcgccacggataggtgaggttgacagttgggtttggagaaaatatatattgcgctggcaacctgaaaaagttattttagtcgcctcttacgacaggcatacctaccgtgggtatattctaaccccctgacccgctgggggatGAATTGATCGTAGAAAACTCGTTCTGAGCTCGAAATAGAATATTGAGTTGCTTGAAATCACTCCAAGCGAACTTCGAGAAAACTCAATTTGGCCCAGCATTTATTACGAACTGACACAGCTTGCGAACTACCACCTTGTGATTTTGTGTATCCCTTCCCCACCTTCACCACATCAGCATCATTGGCAAGTCACTTGGTACTATTTCAAATACTCGTGCAGGGCTTTGGTGTGTAATTACTTGCAATAAACTTCCGGCTGGCTTCTTTTGTTTGTAGTAGTTTTGCGTAGTCACACTTCTATTGCTTACTAACTCGAGTTTCAGAAAGGGGTTTTTCGCTGGTGGGAAAACGCATGGTGCTATCGGCATAATCTAAGTTGATTGAAAATAAAAATCAGATAATAATGAACGAAATTAAAGAAGTTAAAATGGAAATCAGATTGCAGGTTAACCGCGAAGTCAATCAATATAACAATGAAGTATAGTCTGAAGGAGTATATGACATAACTAAAACTtaaaaaatcccgaaatacaTAACACTGATACGACCAAATTCCGGCCGCTCACAATTCAGGTACCAATAATTACCGAACAAACATACTCCGGGCctgataaaatataaacattatttCTTTAAATTGCTCCAGTTTCTCGTATAGCCTTTACTTCTACGGACAATTTTTTGGGGCTCTTCCTTCTTTACATAAAGTTTTGACTGGGTATTGCATTTGCGGTATTTTATTATGGCTGTGTTTTGGTCTTTATGTTTTGTGTCTAGTCGGAATTTCCAAAAATTGTCCGCATTATTTCTTGTCAGATTAGGAAAATCAtcttttgtcaaaaaatcatccTTAACATTGTTGAACCTTTTATAGATAGCCCTTGGTCCCAACGTTAGTCTCTGTAAGATGGGAAGGATTTCCTTTAACCActtcattaatttttttaaaaaaatcacgAACTCCCAAAACCAGTAATATTAAAATGAAGTGAAATGTAATAAGTTACTTTTTTACCACTCGTGTTTTCTTTagaatcaaaaaattttaatcgGTGACTTATTTCAAACTCCACTACGTTTTGTGGAACCGGCTATTTTCCGagctataaaaataataataatataataataattgaaaaaaaaaaacaaaatgccaCTTGTTCAAATAAGTAAGTCACTAGTTCTTTAAAAATGTCACTATCAGAAAAAAACTGATATACTCGAAAAGCTCTGaaacagttttatttcatataaaaactCACTTTTTTCACGTGTGATTGCTCTGCAATCAAAAGCTCTTAATCGGTGATTTACTTCTAAATCTGTTTAGTTGCTCAAAACTGTTAATTTTACGAATTTTGTTttagaaaatttgtcaaaaagtcaccgcttaataaaaaaaatcattaccAAAAAACTAAAAGTA from Eurosta solidaginis isolate ZX-2024a chromosome 3, ASM4086904v1, whole genome shotgun sequence includes these protein-coding regions:
- the LOC137243728 gene encoding transient-receptor-potential-like protein isoform X2; its protein translation is MSQQRNLSIQNKTQTGVPAHGLPAGARKGCLPLGLPQPLLLEEKKFLLAVERGDISNVRRILQKAHHSRHVNINCMDPLGRRALTLAIDNENLEMVELLVIMGVETKDALLHAINAEFVEAVELLLEHEELIHKEGEPYSWQKVDMNTGLFSSDITPLILAAHKDNFEILKILLDRGAAVPVPHDIRCSCDECMRQCNEDSLRHSLARVNIYKALASPSLICLTSNDPILTAFQLSWELRNLALTEQESKAEYMELRRQCQKFAVDLLDQTRTSNELAIILNYDPELSTYEKGDRMSLTRLLQAIEYKQKKFVAHSNIQQLLSTIWYDGLPGFRRKTLFEKFMYIVQVAVLFPIYCVVYMIAPNCRTGILTRKPFMKFLIHASSYLFFLWEDY